The following are encoded together in the Clostridium sp. 'White wine YQ' genome:
- the tilS gene encoding tRNA lysidine(34) synthetase TilS — translation MKEKVTNYIYENKLINPGEKILVALSGGPDSVCLINLLIEMKDEFNIEVGAAHVNHMLRGAEADADEEYVRKICELNDIPCYVKRIDINKVSKEKGISSEMAGREERYNFFDEIRKKHLYDKVALAHNANDQAETVLMRLMRGSGLEGLTGIKAKRDEIYIRPILNCDRSEIENYCMEKGLNPRIDKTNLENIYSRNKVRLELIPYIRENFNTDIVNTLNRIALLLEKDSEFIQYYVDEAIEKYCAFNEKLIIKSGIFELKEAILTRAIKSSIMRFSQKYYNIEMKHIYDIVSLQKKKSGSRISLPNELEASNSYGNIEIRFTNNGEKENIKENNILINKENVYNYLVEFYNYNIEFDVLKKDEKLNFSKDSLIKYFDYDKIGSSIEIRRRKDGDAIKPYGMKGKKKLKDLFMDLKVPREERDEIPLVCFNNEIAWIVGIRTSEDFKITKNTKNILRIKFSRKG, via the coding sequence ATGAAAGAAAAAGTAACTAATTATATATATGAAAATAAATTAATAAACCCTGGCGAAAAGATATTAGTAGCTCTTTCAGGAGGACCGGATTCTGTATGTTTGATAAATCTTCTTATAGAAATGAAAGATGAATTCAATATTGAAGTTGGAGCAGCACACGTAAATCATATGCTAAGAGGAGCAGAGGCGGATGCAGATGAGGAATATGTTAGAAAAATATGTGAACTTAATGATATACCTTGTTATGTTAAGAGAATAGATATAAATAAGGTTTCTAAGGAAAAAGGAATAAGTTCTGAAATGGCTGGAAGAGAAGAACGTTATAATTTTTTTGATGAAATAAGAAAGAAACACTTATATGATAAAGTAGCGCTAGCTCATAATGCTAATGATCAAGCTGAAACTGTTTTAATGAGATTGATGAGAGGAAGCGGGTTAGAAGGATTAACAGGTATAAAAGCTAAAAGAGATGAAATATACATAAGGCCCATTTTAAATTGTGATAGAAGTGAAATAGAAAATTATTGCATGGAAAAAGGATTAAATCCAAGAATAGATAAAACTAACTTAGAAAATATTTATTCAAGGAATAAAGTTAGACTTGAATTAATTCCATATATAAGAGAAAATTTTAATACAGATATAGTAAATACATTAAATAGAATAGCACTTTTACTAGAAAAGGATAGTGAGTTTATTCAATATTATGTAGATGAAGCAATAGAGAAATATTGTGCATTTAATGAAAAACTTATAATTAAAAGTGGTATTTTTGAATTGAAAGAAGCAATATTAACTAGAGCTATTAAAAGTTCTATAATGAGGTTTTCTCAAAAATATTATAATATAGAAATGAAACATATTTATGATATTGTATCTCTTCAAAAGAAGAAAAGTGGAAGTAGGATATCACTTCCAAATGAGCTTGAAGCCTCAAATTCCTATGGAAATATAGAAATAAGATTTACTAATAATGGCGAAAAAGAAAATATAAAAGAAAATAATATATTAATAAACAAAGAAAATGTATATAATTATTTAGTAGAGTTCTATAATTATAATATAGAATTTGATGTTTTAAAAAAAGATGAAAAGTTAAATTTTTCTAAAGACTCTTTAATTAAATATTTTGATTATGATAAGATAGGTAGTAGTATAGAAATAAGAAGAAGAAAAGATGGAGATGCTATAAAACCATATGGAATGAAGGGGAAGAAAAAACTTAAAGATTTATTTATGGATCTAAAAGTTCCAAGGGAAGAAAGAGATGAAATTCCTTTAGTATGTTTTAATAATGAAATAGCCTGGATTGTTGGCATTAGAACTTCGGAGGATTTTAAAATAACTAAAAATACAAAAAATATATTAAGGATTAAGTTTTCTAGAAAGGGATAA
- the spoIIE gene encoding stage II sporulation protein E has translation MQYGLEVETYKRIGKRKKENKETMYYSPVKLAVIFSVGLLVSRVLINLNISKVDYIAPFGVAYLLSFLGERDRVYKIAASIGTLVGYLTIISKVNDGNMYIITTCILTVASVIPLKIDKKINNIKNIIFLYGLILIYKCVLQGYEVLFSIILSFSLTMVMASVSYIIKYSLECIEEFNTEHLFSKEEIISVIILIALTITGIGQLTLLNVSLRNVIGLLMVILIAYISEGTLGATTGIALGAIIGITTGDMPFYVCLYGVCGLTVGIFKDMGKIFSMAAFLIIYMILNMYSQDFTLYNGIEGALSVALFIIIPRKIFNKLSLEFDSEKKEDKNAQVHFMKIKEEFGKRLKDFTQLLENMSTTLQSFDDNDRLLLKNTSSALIENLGDRVCSNCDMKYMCWKRELYSTYVSFSELIKSAEEGKIKFPADLEKKCVRKNRLIKSTEEIVENHVLNSMWKKRLAEGRRMLAGHIGNMANTVEDILVNLDKDIELSSELERNVKKMLRKNNIKFYDVFCYEDKNCRVNIKLTMDNCKGSKTCIKDVIPLINDIIGKPMSVGGEGCHINPSNNQCTVLIEEMPKYYVQSHVALSCKEGEKYTGDSYSFGNTKDGGYMTIISDGMGSGPSAGTESKATVELIEKFTSAGFKNTTAINAVNSIMNMKFAEDEKFATLDMNTIDLYTGEVEFIKIGAVASFIKSNNKVEEINSKTLPFGVLDKPDIEMVNRKLKNGDILLTLSDGILEINKNETGNTGWIVNYLRETKITNPKEMAQDIMQKAKELSGGKCKDDMTIVASKIYACY, from the coding sequence ATGCAGTATGGGTTAGAGGTAGAAACGTATAAAAGAATAGGTAAAAGAAAAAAAGAGAACAAGGAAACCATGTATTATTCGCCAGTTAAATTGGCTGTGATATTTTCAGTAGGACTGTTAGTTAGTAGAGTTTTGATAAATTTAAATATATCCAAAGTAGACTACATAGCTCCTTTTGGAGTGGCATATCTTTTATCCTTTTTAGGTGAGCGGGATAGGGTATATAAAATAGCAGCATCCATTGGAACGTTAGTCGGATATTTAACTATTATTAGTAAGGTTAACGATGGAAACATGTATATAATAACTACTTGTATATTAACAGTAGCATCTGTAATTCCCTTAAAGATTGACAAGAAGATTAATAATATAAAAAATATTATTTTCCTATATGGGTTAATTCTTATATATAAATGTGTATTACAGGGATATGAAGTTCTTTTTTCAATAATATTATCATTTTCCTTAACTATGGTAATGGCATCAGTAAGTTATATTATTAAATACTCATTGGAATGTATAGAGGAATTTAATACAGAGCATTTATTTTCAAAAGAAGAAATAATAAGCGTAATAATTTTAATTGCATTAACTATAACAGGAATTGGACAACTTACTTTACTTAATGTTAGTTTACGTAATGTTATAGGATTACTTATGGTTATTTTAATAGCGTATATTTCAGAAGGTACTTTAGGTGCAACAACTGGAATAGCATTGGGAGCGATTATCGGGATAACTACAGGAGATATGCCCTTTTATGTATGCCTATATGGAGTGTGCGGATTAACAGTTGGTATATTTAAGGATATGGGAAAGATCTTTTCAATGGCAGCTTTCCTAATTATATATATGATACTCAATATGTATTCACAAGATTTTACATTGTACAATGGAATTGAAGGAGCATTATCAGTAGCTTTATTTATTATAATTCCAAGAAAAATCTTCAATAAGTTAAGCTTAGAATTTGATTCAGAAAAAAAAGAAGATAAAAATGCACAAGTTCATTTTATGAAGATTAAAGAGGAATTTGGTAAAAGGTTAAAAGATTTTACTCAACTACTTGAGAACATGTCAACTACTTTACAGAGTTTTGATGATAATGATAGGTTACTTCTAAAAAACACAAGTTCAGCATTGATAGAAAACCTAGGGGACAGAGTATGTTCTAATTGTGATATGAAGTATATGTGTTGGAAAAGAGAATTATATAGTACTTATGTAAGCTTCTCTGAATTGATTAAATCAGCTGAAGAAGGAAAAATAAAATTTCCTGCTGATTTAGAAAAAAAGTGTGTTAGAAAGAATAGATTAATAAAAAGCACAGAAGAAATAGTTGAAAATCATGTACTGAATTCTATGTGGAAAAAAAGATTGGCTGAGGGAAGAAGAATGCTCGCAGGGCATATAGGAAATATGGCAAATACAGTAGAAGATATATTAGTGAATTTAGATAAGGATATAGAATTGAGCAGCGAACTTGAGAGAAATGTGAAGAAAATGCTTAGAAAGAATAATATAAAATTCTATGACGTATTTTGTTATGAAGATAAAAATTGTAGGGTTAATATTAAACTAACTATGGATAACTGCAAAGGTAGTAAAACCTGTATAAAGGATGTTATACCATTAATCAATGATATTATAGGGAAACCAATGAGTGTTGGTGGAGAAGGGTGTCACATTAACCCTAGTAATAATCAGTGTACTGTACTCATCGAAGAGATGCCTAAATATTATGTACAAAGTCATGTTGCATTATCATGCAAGGAAGGAGAAAAGTATACTGGAGATAGTTACTCTTTTGGTAATACAAAAGATGGAGGTTATATGACGATTATTAGTGATGGCATGGGATCAGGGCCTAGTGCTGGAACTGAATCGAAAGCTACAGTGGAATTGATAGAAAAGTTTACTTCTGCAGGGTTTAAAAATACAACTGCAATTAATGCAGTGAACTCTATAATGAACATGAAGTTTGCGGAGGATGAAAAATTTGCTACCTTAGATATGAATACAATAGATTTATATACAGGGGAAGTAGAATTTATAAAGATTGGAGCTGTAGCAAGTTTTATTAAGAGTAATAATAAGGTTGAAGAAATAAATTCAAAAACATTACCTTTCGGAGTTTTAGATAAGCCAGATATAGAAATGGTAAATAGAAAACTTAAAAATGGAGATATATTACTAACCTTAAGTGATGGAATACTAGAAATAAATAAGAATGAAACTGGAAATACTGGATGGATAGTTAATTATTTAAGAGAAACTAAGATAACAAATCCAAAGGAGATGGCACAAGATATAATGCAGAAAGCTAAAGAACTTTCCGGTGGTAAATGTAAAGATGATATGACTATCGTGGCTTCAAAGATATATGCATGCTATTAG
- a CDS encoding S1 domain-containing RNA-binding protein produces the protein MTLMAGNILEGTVVNITNFGAFVEVEGKTGLVHISEVADSFVKDIRQHLKEQDKVKVKVISIDDNGKISLSIKQANPQRKSVKPAEIDWTSEKKKQSSESFEDIMSKFLKDSEDRMQDVKKNQDFKSKSRKNFG, from the coding sequence ATGACCTTGATGGCAGGAAACATTTTAGAAGGTACAGTAGTAAACATCACAAACTTTGGAGCATTCGTAGAGGTGGAAGGTAAAACAGGCTTAGTTCATATTTCAGAAGTTGCTGATTCATTTGTAAAAGATATTAGACAACACTTGAAAGAACAAGATAAAGTGAAGGTAAAAGTAATCTCAATTGACGATAATGGAAAGATCAGTTTATCTATTAAACAAGCAAATCCTCAAAGAAAAAGTGTAAAACCAGCAGAAATTGATTGGACATCAGAAAAGAAAAAACAAAGCTCAGAAAGTTTTGAAGATATAATGTCTAAGTTTTTAAAAGATAGTGAAGACAGAATGCAAGATGTTAAGAAAAATCAAGATTTCAAAAGTAAGAGTAGAAAGAACTTCGGTTAA
- a CDS encoding FtsB family cell division protein has product MRKRINLKNLVIVFLVGFFCFSFFRQETAMKRLNKQKADKEAQLQELKNDNDRLKQEVQKIQSNNNEFIEEMVRVRLGLIKPGEKVVNNASTK; this is encoded by the coding sequence ATGAGAAAAAGAATTAACTTAAAGAACTTGGTTATAGTCTTTTTGGTAGGTTTTTTTTGTTTCAGCTTTTTTAGACAAGAAACTGCTATGAAAAGATTAAATAAACAAAAAGCAGATAAAGAGGCACAACTTCAAGAATTGAAGAATGACAATGATAGACTTAAGCAAGAAGTGCAAAAGATTCAAAGTAATAATAATGAATTTATAGAAGAAATGGTTAGGGTGAGACTAGGTTTAATTAAACCAGGAGAAAAAGTCGTAAATAATGCAAGCACAAAATAA
- the yabQ gene encoding spore cortex biosynthesis protein YabQ, with translation MLLPNNIQYNIIIYSLLAGMLTGILFDAYRIIRGSGINKVIIVFEDLLFGILGGLAIFTFLLYYNSAFLGFYVYCGIIIGFILYLRLISKYILRFEKVLLSGVNKFFRMILINVIYIFKIIFYKILGKSK, from the coding sequence ATGTTGTTACCTAACAATATACAGTATAACATAATTATATATAGTCTTTTGGCTGGAATGTTAACAGGAATATTATTTGATGCATATAGGATAATAAGAGGTAGTGGAATAAACAAGGTTATAATAGTTTTTGAAGACTTGCTTTTTGGTATATTAGGCGGCCTTGCTATTTTTACTTTTCTTTTATATTATAATTCGGCTTTTTTAGGATTTTATGTTTACTGTGGAATAATTATAGGATTCATATTATATTTAAGATTAATTAGTAAGTATATTTTAAGATTTGAAAAAGTACTATTATCAGGTGTAAATAAGTTTTTTAGAATGATATTAATTAATGTTATTTATATTTTTAAAATAATTTTTTATAAAATTTTAGGAAAAAGTAAATAA
- the yabP gene encoding sporulation protein YabP, whose amino-acid sequence MESKKEIIQKESSIRLENRKKLALTGVLEVLSFDEEKIELNTSEGLLVIRGQELKMNKLDVENGDVIIAGLIYSMIYSGKEVKKEKEALLKRLFK is encoded by the coding sequence ATGGAAAGTAAAAAGGAAATAATTCAAAAGGAAAGTTCAATTCGTCTTGAAAATAGAAAAAAATTAGCTCTAACAGGGGTTTTAGAAGTTCTAAGCTTCGATGAGGAAAAAATAGAGTTAAATACAAGTGAAGGACTATTAGTTATAAGAGGCCAAGAACTAAAGATGAATAAACTTGATGTTGAAAATGGAGATGTTATTATTGCAGGACTTATATATAGTATGATCTATTCTGGAAAAGAAGTTAAAAAAGAAAAGGAAGCCTTACTTAAAAGGCTATTTAAATAG
- a CDS encoding RNA-binding S4 domain-containing protein, whose amino-acid sequence MRLDKYLKVSRIIKRRTIAKEACEGGRVTINGKVAKPSTDIKEGDIIEITFANKKIKAKIVSIVEHVRKEDAREMYEILEGEEDQE is encoded by the coding sequence TTGAGATTAGATAAATATTTGAAAGTTTCGAGAATTATAAAAAGAAGAACAATAGCCAAAGAAGCTTGCGAAGGAGGAAGAGTTACAATTAACGGAAAAGTAGCAAAACCTTCAACGGATATAAAAGAAGGCGATATTATAGAGATAACATTTGCAAATAAAAAAATTAAGGCAAAGATAGTAAGTATTGTAGAACATGTAAGAAAAGAAGATGCTAGAGAAATGTACGAGATACTAGAGGGTGAAGAAGATCAAGAGTAG
- a CDS encoding HU family DNA-binding protein produces the protein MNKAELITSIAEKSKLTKKDAEAALKALIESVEEALANGDKVQLVGFGTFETRERAAREGRNPRTKEAIQIPASTVPVFKAGKEFKEKVSK, from the coding sequence GTGAATAAAGCAGAATTAATCACTAGTATTGCAGAAAAGAGTAAATTAACAAAGAAAGATGCTGAAGCAGCTTTAAAAGCTTTAATAGAAAGCGTTGAAGAAGCACTAGCTAATGGAGATAAAGTTCAATTAGTTGGATTCGGAACATTTGAAACAAGAGAAAGAGCTGCTAGAGAAGGAAGAAATCCTAGAACAAAGGAAGCTATCCAAATTCCAGCATCAACTGTACCTGTATTTAAAGCAGGAAAAGAATTCAAAGAAAAAGTTAGTAAATAA
- the mazG gene encoding nucleoside triphosphate pyrophosphohydrolase — MIKIVGLGPGAPEALTLGTLKVLKESKQVLLRTEKHPTVEYLKEMDIEFETYDSKYEESQSFDQVYEAIAKELLKVHDQFGDVVYAVPGHPLVAEKSVFNIISLCDENNIQYNIFPAVSFVDAMMDALKIDPIEGLKIIDAFDIDNQVLDKRIGTIITQVYNQFIASEVKLKLSEYYNDDTEIFYVRAAGIKGMESVRKIPLFELDRQEDIDYLTSIYIPKDLNNKKDFNDLVKIIERLRGVDGCPWDREQTHESLKSALIEESYEVIDAIEKLDDDALIEELGDVLLQVVFHGIIGKEDGYFNIGDIIEGICNKMIYRHPHVFGDETAESSKEVLVNWEELKKKEKGLESLTEEMEAIAKSLPALIRANKVQKKAKKVGFDWDNVEPAMEKVIEELNEIKEVYKEGNRERITEEVGDLLFACINVARFLDVDGELALNKTTDKFIKRMSYIEQKVAQLGKKIQEMSLNELDVIWEESKNKEK, encoded by the coding sequence ATGATAAAAATAGTAGGTTTGGGTCCAGGTGCGCCAGAGGCACTGACATTAGGAACTTTAAAAGTACTGAAAGAAAGTAAACAGGTTTTATTGAGAACTGAAAAGCACCCTACAGTTGAGTATTTAAAGGAAATGGATATTGAATTTGAAACATATGATTCTAAATATGAAGAAAGCCAAAGTTTTGACCAAGTATATGAAGCTATAGCAAAAGAATTATTAAAAGTTCATGATCAGTTCGGAGATGTGGTATATGCAGTGCCAGGACATCCTTTGGTTGCTGAAAAATCTGTTTTCAACATAATATCATTGTGTGATGAGAATAATATCCAATATAATATATTTCCTGCAGTAAGCTTTGTGGATGCAATGATGGATGCGCTAAAAATTGATCCTATTGAAGGACTTAAGATAATAGATGCTTTTGATATTGATAATCAGGTGTTGGATAAGCGAATAGGTACGATTATAACACAAGTTTATAATCAATTTATAGCTTCAGAAGTGAAGTTAAAGCTGTCAGAATACTATAATGATGATACTGAGATATTTTATGTTAGGGCAGCTGGAATTAAAGGAATGGAAAGTGTAAGAAAAATCCCCCTATTTGAATTAGATAGACAGGAAGATATAGATTATCTTACATCTATTTATATTCCAAAGGACTTAAATAACAAAAAGGATTTCAATGACTTAGTAAAAATCATTGAGAGGCTAAGAGGTGTTGATGGTTGTCCTTGGGACAGGGAACAAACACATGAAAGTTTGAAATCTGCATTGATTGAGGAAAGTTACGAAGTCATAGATGCCATAGAGAAGTTGGATGATGATGCATTAATTGAAGAACTGGGAGATGTACTACTTCAGGTAGTGTTCCATGGAATAATAGGTAAAGAAGATGGATATTTCAACATAGGAGATATAATAGAAGGAATATGTAATAAAATGATATACAGACATCCTCATGTTTTTGGGGATGAAACTGCGGAATCATCAAAAGAAGTTCTTGTAAATTGGGAAGAACTGAAGAAAAAGGAAAAAGGATTAGAGAGTCTTACTGAAGAGATGGAGGCTATTGCTAAGAGTTTGCCAGCATTAATAAGAGCAAATAAGGTCCAAAAGAAAGCAAAAAAGGTTGGATTTGATTGGGATAACGTTGAACCAGCAATGGAAAAGGTAATTGAAGAATTAAATGAAATAAAAGAGGTATATAAGGAAGGAAATAGGGAAAGAATAACAGAAGAAGTAGGAGATTTGTTATTTGCATGTATTAATGTAGCTAGATTTCTAGATGTTGATGGAGAATTAGCATTAAATAAAACTACTGATAAATTTATAAAAAGAATGTCATATATAGAACAAAAAGTTGCGCAATTAGGGAAAAAAATACAAGAAATGTCATTAAATGAGCTAGATGTAATATGGGAAGAATCAAAAAATAAAGAAAAATAA
- a CDS encoding putative polysaccharide biosynthesis protein: MRKQSLIKGSIILGMAGIIAKFLGIFFRWPLIMLIGDEGVGYYQMSYPLYMFFIALSAGVPVAISKMVSENNAVGNKEDTFQIIREAFLLMAILGTGTSLFLFFGARPLISLLKWDSKAYFSLIGISFAPIIMTFTTIYRGFFQGLQNMTPSAISQILEQIARVIVGVGLAIILLPRGIEYSAGGAAFGATAGALLGGSYLYFKYRKVKKEFGIKRVSFNPEVLTRLLKISIPISLGATVGSVMGLIDSVLVPRKLLEAGLDSKTATILYAQLTGKAAVLTNIPLTLSMALCASIVPIIAENYILSNKDEVLSKVNTSLKLSFTIALPSLAGLYFLALPIMQIIFPGRYDGYEILKYLSISIPFIVLAQTTTAILQSTGRYIIPVINLLIGCGIKIFLTSTLVSINELNVYGAVIASISAYLVSSILNLICLKIHLKLKIKFYEILIKPAYATIAMIIGVMGSYVMLTYKINSPSLACLISIFLGIIIYIVLIVMLGVFKYDTIRSRLRR, translated from the coding sequence ATGAGAAAGCAATCCCTAATAAAAGGAAGTATAATACTTGGTATGGCAGGAATAATAGCAAAGTTTTTAGGCATATTCTTCCGATGGCCATTAATAATGCTCATAGGAGATGAAGGAGTAGGATATTATCAAATGTCTTATCCTTTGTATATGTTTTTTATAGCTTTATCTGCAGGAGTCCCTGTAGCTATATCCAAAATGGTTTCAGAAAATAATGCTGTGGGAAATAAGGAAGATACTTTTCAAATAATTAGGGAAGCATTTTTGCTAATGGCAATATTGGGGACAGGCACTAGTTTGTTCTTGTTTTTTGGTGCAAGACCATTAATATCCCTTCTAAAGTGGGACAGTAAAGCCTACTTTTCATTGATAGGAATTTCATTTGCACCAATTATAATGACTTTTACCACTATATATAGAGGATTTTTTCAAGGATTACAAAACATGACACCCTCGGCAATCTCTCAGATATTAGAACAGATTGCCAGAGTAATTGTTGGTGTCGGTTTAGCTATTATATTACTTCCTAGGGGAATAGAATATTCAGCAGGTGGCGCTGCCTTTGGAGCTACTGCTGGAGCATTACTAGGAGGTAGTTATTTATACTTTAAATATAGGAAAGTTAAAAAGGAATTTGGTATAAAAAGAGTTTCATTTAATCCAGAAGTATTAACTAGATTACTTAAAATTTCTATTCCTATATCTCTAGGCGCTACAGTAGGTAGTGTTATGGGGCTTATAGATTCTGTTCTAGTTCCAAGAAAACTATTGGAAGCTGGATTAGACTCAAAGACAGCAACTATTCTCTATGCTCAGCTCACAGGTAAGGCAGCAGTATTAACAAATATACCATTGACTCTTTCTATGGCATTATGTGCTTCTATAGTTCCGATAATTGCGGAGAATTATATATTAAGTAATAAAGATGAAGTGCTTTCAAAGGTTAATACATCTTTGAAACTATCATTTACAATAGCATTGCCATCCTTAGCAGGGTTGTACTTTTTAGCTTTACCAATAATGCAAATAATATTTCCAGGAAGATATGATGGATATGAGATTTTAAAATATTTATCCATTTCAATTCCGTTTATAGTTCTAGCTCAAACAACAACTGCAATCTTGCAAAGTACGGGGAGATATATAATTCCGGTAATAAATTTATTAATAGGATGTGGAATAAAGATATTCTTGACATCAACCTTAGTATCAATTAATGAACTAAACGTATATGGTGCAGTTATAGCAAGCATTTCAGCATACTTAGTTTCATCTATATTAAACTTGATTTGTTTAAAGATACATTTAAAATTAAAAATTAAGTTCTATGAAATATTGATTAAGCCTGCGTATGCAACAATTGCAATGATAATAGGGGTTATGGGAAGTTATGTAATGTTAACATATAAAATAAATAGTCCTTCTTTAGCTTGCTTGATTTCAATATTTTTGGGTATTATTATATATATAGTTCTAATAGTAATGTTAGGAGTTTTTAAATATGATACCATTAGAAGCAGATTAAGGAGATAA
- the spoVT gene encoding stage V sporulation protein T, which translates to MKATGIVRRIDDLGRVVIPKEIRRTLRIREGDPLEIFTDREGGVILKKYSPIGELTDFSKEYAESLQQSIGHIILIADKDAFISVSGVSKKDYIEKKVSSELEAIMEERKTILLGGGTGKVVPLYSDDDAGKYSTQVISPIIAEGDTIGAVVIIEKDDGQKLGDLEMKLAETASAFLGKQMEQ; encoded by the coding sequence ATGAAAGCTACAGGCATAGTAAGAAGAATTGACGATTTAGGTAGAGTAGTAATTCCAAAGGAGATAAGAAGAACCTTAAGAATAAGAGAGGGAGATCCTCTTGAAATCTTTACAGATAGAGAGGGTGGGGTAATACTAAAAAAATATTCTCCTATTGGTGAGTTAACAGATTTCTCAAAGGAATATGCAGAGTCATTGCAACAATCAATTGGACACATTATCCTAATTGCTGATAAGGATGCGTTTATTTCAGTAAGCGGTGTATCAAAAAAAGATTATATAGAAAAGAAGGTATCAAGCGAACTAGAAGCAATAATGGAAGAAAGGAAGACTATATTATTAGGAGGTGGTACTGGTAAAGTAGTGCCACTATATAGTGATGATGATGCAGGTAAGTATAGTACACAAGTAATATCTCCAATAATAGCAGAAGGAGATACAATTGGTGCTGTAGTAATAATTGAAAAAGATGATGGACAAAAATTGGGTGATTTAGAAATGAAATTAGCTGAAACTGCATCAGCATTTTTAGGAAAGCAAATGGAACAATAA
- a CDS encoding peptidylprolyl isomerase, translating to MKKVKKLLGLIIVGVLSFSVVGCNMVQKTPEAIAKTVVAKVGDQKITLGEVDENLQQTISQLKQQYGDKYLDNADAKSALTSQRKEVLTQLVNQKMMLKKAEDLKVVPSDADLNKAVDDQIKSYQEMYGGEDKLNDAIKAAGMTLDSLKKLIREQAIVQKAQEALTKDVKVTEDDAKKYYEENKATEFTQGAGATVSHILVATEDEAKKIKQQLDGGAKFEDVAKASSTDTGSKDNGGSLGFIPYNSTQYDADFMAGVKALKKDGDISGPVKSQFGYHIIKVTGIQTQDIVKKFEDVKEDIITNVTNQKKSDLINSTLEQLKKDYKVTTYEDKL from the coding sequence TTGAAGAAAGTTAAAAAATTATTAGGGCTTATAATTGTTGGAGTATTAAGTTTCTCTGTAGTTGGTTGTAATATGGTTCAAAAAACACCAGAAGCTATCGCAAAGACTGTTGTAGCAAAAGTAGGCGATCAAAAGATAACATTGGGAGAAGTAGATGAAAATCTACAACAAACTATAAGTCAACTAAAGCAACAATATGGAGATAAATATTTAGATAATGCAGATGCTAAAAGTGCATTAACAAGTCAAAGAAAAGAAGTTCTTACTCAATTAGTAAATCAAAAAATGATGCTTAAAAAAGCTGAGGATCTGAAAGTAGTTCCTTCAGATGCAGATTTAAATAAAGCAGTAGATGACCAAATAAAATCATACCAAGAAATGTATGGTGGAGAAGATAAGTTAAATGATGCAATTAAAGCAGCAGGAATGACATTAGATTCACTTAAAAAGCTTATAAGAGAACAAGCAATAGTTCAAAAAGCTCAAGAAGCTCTTACTAAAGATGTAAAAGTAACTGAAGATGATGCAAAAAAATACTATGAAGAAAATAAGGCTACTGAGTTTACGCAAGGTGCAGGAGCTACTGTTTCACATATATTAGTTGCGACTGAGGATGAAGCTAAAAAAATAAAACAACAATTAGATGGTGGAGCTAAGTTTGAAGATGTAGCTAAAGCTTCATCAACAGATACTGGATCAAAAGATAATGGAGGAAGCTTAGGATTCATTCCTTACAACTCAACTCAATATGATGCTGATTTTATGGCTGGAGTTAAAGCTCTTAAAAAAGATGGAGATATTTCAGGTCCTGTAAAGAGTCAATTCGGATATCATATTATTAAAGTAACTGGTATTCAAACTCAAGATATTGTTAAGAAGTTTGAAGATGTTAAAGAAGACATAATTACAAATGTAACAAATCAGAAGAAGAGTGATTTAATTAATTCTACCTTAGAACAATTAAAGAAAGATTATAAAGTAACAACTTACGAAGATAAACTATAA